One part of the Pseudopipra pipra isolate bDixPip1 chromosome 3, bDixPip1.hap1, whole genome shotgun sequence genome encodes these proteins:
- the EFCAB2 gene encoding dynein regulatory complex protein 8 isoform X1, with product MRFGHVLHLFGTAGSDALHPAGVCRRGPARARPGPRRYGDSAGGCHGGEGERRGLAAWHADEIRSLLEITIDGKVAEIEKRIREAFEVFDRESNKTVDARDIGCIVRSLGCFPSEAELRELLAKLVGEVEDEEATRFIHMEKFLPVMTKVLLDRSYWPIREDVLLHAFEALDENKCGYITKEDLVKYLTEEGEPFTEEEMEEMLSVALDPETDTLHYRDYLSKLVVDETKIFPFHV from the exons ATGAGGTTTGGGCACGTTCTCCATCTCTTTGGCACAGCGGGGAGCGACGCCCTACACCCCGCTGGAGTGTGCAGGAGAGGGCCCGCCCGGGCCCGGCCAGGCCCGCGTCGCTATGGCGACAGCGCCGGCGGCTGCCATGGCGGAGAAGGAGAGCGCCGAGG GTTGGCTGCCTGGCATGCTGATGAAATCAGGAGTTTACTGGAGATAACAATTG ATGGTAAAGTAGCTGAAATTGAGAAAAGGATTAGAGAAGCTTTTGAGGTGTTTGACCGGGAAAGCAATAAAACTGTGGATGCCAG agaTATTGGTTGCATTGTCAGGTCACTGGGTTGCTTCCCAAGTGAGGCAGAACTACGTGAACTGCTTGCAAAG ttagTAGGAGAAGTAGAAGATGAAGAAGCAACCAGATTCATTCAtatggaaaaatttcttccagtGATGACAAAAGTACTACTTGACAGAAG CTACTGGCCTATTCGAGAAGATGTTCTTCTACATGCATTTGAG gctTTGGATGAGAATAAATGTGGATATATTACTAAAGAGGACCTGGTCAAATATTTGACTGAAGAAG GTGAGCCCTTTACTGAGGAAGAAATGGAGGAAATGCTCTCCGTTGCTCTAGATCCAGAAACAGATACTCTTCACTACAGAGACTACCTTTCAAAGTTGGTAGTAGATGAAACTAAGATCTTCCCCTTTCATGTTTGA
- the EFCAB2 gene encoding dynein regulatory complex protein 8 isoform X4, translated as MLRRTDKRFCYGKVAEIEKRIREAFEVFDRESNKTVDARDIGCIVRSLGCFPSEAELRELLAKLVGEVEDEEATRFIHMEKFLPVMTKVLLDRSYWPIREDVLLHAFEALDENKCGYITKEDLVKYLTEEGEPFTEEEMEEMLSVALDPETDTLHYRDYLSKLVVDETKIFPFHV; from the exons ATGCTCAGGAGGACTGACAAGCGTTTCTGCT ATGGTAAAGTAGCTGAAATTGAGAAAAGGATTAGAGAAGCTTTTGAGGTGTTTGACCGGGAAAGCAATAAAACTGTGGATGCCAG agaTATTGGTTGCATTGTCAGGTCACTGGGTTGCTTCCCAAGTGAGGCAGAACTACGTGAACTGCTTGCAAAG ttagTAGGAGAAGTAGAAGATGAAGAAGCAACCAGATTCATTCAtatggaaaaatttcttccagtGATGACAAAAGTACTACTTGACAGAAG CTACTGGCCTATTCGAGAAGATGTTCTTCTACATGCATTTGAG gctTTGGATGAGAATAAATGTGGATATATTACTAAAGAGGACCTGGTCAAATATTTGACTGAAGAAG GTGAGCCCTTTACTGAGGAAGAAATGGAGGAAATGCTCTCCGTTGCTCTAGATCCAGAAACAGATACTCTTCACTACAGAGACTACCTTTCAAAGTTGGTAGTAGATGAAACTAAGATCTTCCCCTTTCATGTTTGA
- the EFCAB2 gene encoding dynein regulatory complex protein 8 isoform X2, with product MRFGHVLHLFGTAGSDALHPAGVCRRGPARARPGPRRYGDSAGGCHGGEGERRGDIGCIVRSLGCFPSEAELRELLAKLVGEVEDEEATRFIHMEKFLPVMTKVLLDRSYWPIREDVLLHAFEALDENKCGYITKEDLVKYLTEEGEPFTEEEMEEMLSVALDPETDTLHYRDYLSKLVVDETKIFPFHV from the exons ATGAGGTTTGGGCACGTTCTCCATCTCTTTGGCACAGCGGGGAGCGACGCCCTACACCCCGCTGGAGTGTGCAGGAGAGGGCCCGCCCGGGCCCGGCCAGGCCCGCGTCGCTATGGCGACAGCGCCGGCGGCTGCCATGGCGGAGAAGGAGAGCGCCGAGG agaTATTGGTTGCATTGTCAGGTCACTGGGTTGCTTCCCAAGTGAGGCAGAACTACGTGAACTGCTTGCAAAG ttagTAGGAGAAGTAGAAGATGAAGAAGCAACCAGATTCATTCAtatggaaaaatttcttccagtGATGACAAAAGTACTACTTGACAGAAG CTACTGGCCTATTCGAGAAGATGTTCTTCTACATGCATTTGAG gctTTGGATGAGAATAAATGTGGATATATTACTAAAGAGGACCTGGTCAAATATTTGACTGAAGAAG GTGAGCCCTTTACTGAGGAAGAAATGGAGGAAATGCTCTCCGTTGCTCTAGATCCAGAAACAGATACTCTTCACTACAGAGACTACCTTTCAAAGTTGGTAGTAGATGAAACTAAGATCTTCCCCTTTCATGTTTGA
- the EFCAB2 gene encoding dynein regulatory complex protein 8 isoform X3, producing the protein MATAPAAAMAEKESAEDGKVAEIEKRIREAFEVFDRESNKTVDARDIGCIVRSLGCFPSEAELRELLAKLVGEVEDEEATRFIHMEKFLPVMTKVLLDRSYWPIREDVLLHAFEALDENKCGYITKEDLVKYLTEEGEPFTEEEMEEMLSVALDPETDTLHYRDYLSKLVVDETKIFPFHV; encoded by the exons ATGGCGACAGCGCCGGCGGCTGCCATGGCGGAGAAGGAGAGCGCCGAGG ATGGTAAAGTAGCTGAAATTGAGAAAAGGATTAGAGAAGCTTTTGAGGTGTTTGACCGGGAAAGCAATAAAACTGTGGATGCCAG agaTATTGGTTGCATTGTCAGGTCACTGGGTTGCTTCCCAAGTGAGGCAGAACTACGTGAACTGCTTGCAAAG ttagTAGGAGAAGTAGAAGATGAAGAAGCAACCAGATTCATTCAtatggaaaaatttcttccagtGATGACAAAAGTACTACTTGACAGAAG CTACTGGCCTATTCGAGAAGATGTTCTTCTACATGCATTTGAG gctTTGGATGAGAATAAATGTGGATATATTACTAAAGAGGACCTGGTCAAATATTTGACTGAAGAAG GTGAGCCCTTTACTGAGGAAGAAATGGAGGAAATGCTCTCCGTTGCTCTAGATCCAGAAACAGATACTCTTCACTACAGAGACTACCTTTCAAAGTTGGTAGTAGATGAAACTAAGATCTTCCCCTTTCATGTTTGA